The nucleotide sequence TCATCACTGCTAAATCCAAAAAGACCGGTGAGCGATAATTTTGGTAACCACTCAGCTCTTGCCACTCCGACTAAAAAATTTGAGGCTTTGAGTTTTTCGACCGCACTTGCTACATCGGCTCTATGCAAAAGAACGTCTGAACTTATACCGCTTGGAACTTCTGGTGTTGCTCCTATAGCCATAGGGGCGTCTATATCTTTATATAAGATTTCATTTAAATTTTTACCGACTAAGACGCTTAAAGCGGAGTTTGTTTGTGCGATCTGAGTTTGTATATCTATGAGCTGAGTTTTAGCACTATGTAGTGCTGCTTTAGCTTGATAGTATGTAAGTTCGTCTATAGCTCCTGCGTCAAGCTCTTTTTGCCTATAAACAAGTGTTTCTTCATAGGTATTTAATGTTTCGTTTAATATATTTTCTTGTTCTTTTAGAGATATGAGCGTAAAATACGTATTTGCAACGGTACTTGCTATGCTAAGTCTTGCGCTGTCATAGTCGTATTTTGTAGCTTTGAAACTAGCTTCGCTAGCGTTTGCATTATCTCTTACTCTTCCCCAAAGATCTATCTCATAGCTAAGGGCAGCTCCTAAACTAAATGCATTATATTTTTTATTGTCTTGACCGGTGTATGTTTCGCCGCTTGAGCGATTTTTGGTTGCTTCACCGTTTAAATTTATATTTGGAAATAGCTCAACATTAGCTAAATTTAAATTTATTTTGGCTTGTTCGATGTTGTTTAAGGCTATCAGTAGATCGCTATTGTTTTTTAACGCTTCTGCGACAAGAGAGTTTAGTCTCTCGTCACTGAAATCTTCCCACCATTTTGCATTGATACTATAAGCATCGAATTTATACTCATAAGTTTGTTGTATCTCTATCATATCTGGTTTTAAAGAGCATCCTGCTACAAATACTCCTATTAGTAAAATAAGTGCTGTTTTATGCATGTTCTTCTCCTGAGGTTATTTTAGCACGTTTTTTGTCTAACCACAAATTGAAACTCTCTAGTATATAGAAAAATAGAGGCACAAAAAATATAGCTATAGTAGAAGCTGCTATCATACCGCCGATAACTCCCGTGCCTAATGCGTGACGTGACGCGGCTCCTGCTCCAGTAGCGACAACCATAGGTAAAACGCCAAGAGTAAATGCTAAAGAAGTCATCACGATAGGTCTAAATCTCATTCTAGCGGCATTTATCGCAGCTTCTTTGATAGTTTTTCCTGCTAAGTGCTCTTGCATAGCAAATTCAACTATCAATATAGCGTTTTTAGCAGCTAGTCCGATGAGAAGCAAAAGTCCTATTTGAAAATATACGTCGTTGCTAAGTCCTCTTCCCCATGTAAAAAGAAGTGAGCCAAACACGGAAAAAGGAACTGCAGTTACGACTGCTAAAGGCATAAGCCATCTTTCATACTGAGCCGCAAGTATAAGGAAAACAAATATCAGACCAAATACAAACGCTTGAGCTCCTTTACCAGTCGATGCTACTTCTTGATACGCAGAGCCCGACCAGCCTATATCATATCCTGTTGGAAGCTCTTCTTTGATAATTTGCTCGATTGCTTTTATAGCGTCTCCTGAAGTGTATCCTGGTTTTGGTTCGCCCATAATTTTAGCTGCTGGAAATGCGTTAAATCTATCTACATTGTCTGGTCCTAAGCTTCTTTTTAACGATACTACTGAGTCTAACGGTATCATTTTACCATCTTGGCTTCTAACGTATAGTGAGCGTAAATCCTCCGGTGAGTCTCTATACTCTGACATCGCTCTTATATTTACTTTAAATGTTTTACCTAGCATATTGAAGTCATTTACGTAGTATTGACCTATCGTAGAGCTTAAAGTATTAAATACGTCTGATATATTTATCCCCATCATCTTGATTTTTTCTTTATCAAGAGTTAGATCATATTGAGGGAAATTCGTATCAAGCGTAGTACGAACCATATTTAAAGCTGGGTGAGCATTTGCTTTTGCTACTACTTTTTGCATATCAGCTTCTATTTGAGAGTAGTTTTTACCCTCCAAATTTTGTGCAAATAGCTCAAAACCTCCGGTTATAGATAGTCCCATGATAGGAGGTGGAGTCATAAAATACGTCATAGAGTTTCTATCTGCCATATACATCTGTTTGTTAAACTCAGCTGCAAAGGCTGCAGTTGAGTTGGCTTCACCAGGTCTTTGACTCCATGGTATCATACTGATAAACATTATACCCGCGTTTTCTCTAAGAGTTCCTGCTAGCATATCGTATCCAGCAAGTCCAGTTACGTTTTTCACATTTGGATTTTGAGATATAATGCTTCTTATAAACTCTGTATCTTCAGTAGTTCTACTAAGAGTTGAAGCAGGTGGTAAATTTGTTATAGCAAGAACAGAGCCTTTATCTTCAGCAGGAACAAGACCTCCTGGAACGACTTTAAATAGTTCTGCCATCATAAATATAATAATACCTACGCATATAAGGCTTACTATAACATGCTTTAGTATTTTTGCGACTCCGGCTGTGAAAACTTTTGTTGAAAAGTCGAAAAATTCATTAAATTTACGTACGAACCAAAACGGAGGATTCTCTTTTTTGCGAAGTATCATAGCGCATAAAGCAGGAGTAAGAGTTAATGCTACAAGCCCTGATATACAAACAGATACGACAAGAGTTAGCGCAAACTGTCTTTGTATGACACCTACAAAACCTTCCATAAACGATACTGGTATAAAAACAGCTGAAAGTACTAAAACTATAGATATAACAGGTGCTACTATCTCACCCATAGCTTTTATGGTCGCTTCTTTTACAGTGAGATCTGGTTCTTCATGTAGTATCCGTTCAACGTTTTCTATAACGATGATAGCGTCATCGACGACTATTCCTATAGCTAGTATGAGGGCAAACAATGTTATTAAATTTATAGAAAATCCCATAGCGTAAAGTCCGCCAAATGCTCCTAAAATAGATACTGGAACTGCTAACATAGGAATTATAGTAGCCCTTACGTTTCCAAGGAACATATACATAACTATAACAACTAAGATCATAGCTTCAATAAACGTTTTTATAACTTCATCTATAGATACTTTAACAAATTCAGTGGTGTCGTATCCAACTACGTAAGTTAGATCTCCTGGAAAAGAGGCTTTTAGCTCATCTACTCTTTTTACGATAGCATCTGCGGTGTCAAGAGCGTTTGCGCCACTTTGTAAAAACACGAGCATAGGTATCATAGTGGCGCCGTTGATTCTTCCTGCAAATGTGTAGTTTTGTGAGCCAAGCTCTACTGTTGCTACGTCTTTTAGTTTTATTATATTGCCTTTGTTGTTAGCTTTTATAATAATATTTTCAAATTCAGAAACATTTTTTAGTCTGCCTTCTGGTTTTATGGCATAAACATAAGGATTGCTTGTTTGAGATGGCTGTTCGCCTATTTTTCCAGTGGCATACTGGCTATTTTGTTCTTGTATAGAGTTTATCACGTCTGTTGTAGTTAAAGAGTATTTTTTAAGTAGATCTGGTTTTATCCAAACTCTCATAGAGTAGTCTTTGTTTCCTATAACAACGGCGTCTCCGACTCCTGGAACTCTTTTTATAGCATCAGCTACGTTGATATTTACATAGTTACTGATCTCCGTGTCGCTCATCTTACCGCTTGGATCATAAAAGGATAAAACATTTAGTATGGAGCTACTTCTTTCTCTAACTGTTACGCCTACTCTTTTTACCTCTTCAGGAAGTAAAGATAGAGCTGGAGTTACGCGGTTGCTAACATTTACTGTTGCGGTTTGCGGATCGGTACCTATCTTAAAATACACGCTAAGACTCATAGATCCAGCAGAGCTTGAAGTACTTTGCATATATATCATATCTTTAACACCGTTTATAGCGTTTTCTAAAGGCGCTGCTATAGTATCGGCTATGGTTTGTGCGTCTGCACCGCTATAATTGGCTTGAACCATTATTTGAGGTGGAGTTAGCTGCGGATACTCTTCTATCGGAGAGCTTTTGAGTCCGATATAGCCGGCGATGACGATTATTATCGACAAAACGCAGGCAAATACCGGTCTGTTGATGAAAAATTTAGAAAACATTATTTGCTTCCTTTGGCATCATTTATCGCCTGAACCAGTTGTCCTATATTTATTTTTTTGAAATTATCCATTATTATTAGATCGCCGTCATTTATACCACTTGATATAACTGCCGAAGTTGAGTCTTGAGATACTATTTTTATAGGATTTTTAGCCACTTTTCCGTCTTTTAGAGTATATACAAACGGACTGGCTAGATCTTGTAATATAGCAACTTGTGGGATTTGAAAGCCGTTTTTTTGATAAAATCCATAAACATTTACGCTTGCAAATATACCAGGGCGAATTTGAGTTGAGTTATTTTCAAACATAGCTTTTGCATTAACTGTACCGCTTCCATCATCAACAACGTTATCTATGAAAGTAAGAGTACCGTTATAATCCCCGTTTTTCATACTTAAAGTGACGAGTGAGTTTAGTTGCTCCCACTCTTTGGTGCGAGTTTTTTGAGCGATATTTAACCTATCAATATCAGATATCCCAAATTTAACAAAAATCGGATTCAGCTTAGTAAGCCTTACTAGATCAGCGTCTGCTGAACTTACGTATGAACCGACGTCTTTTAAAGTATCACCTAACACTCCAGAAAACGGAGCTGTTACGGTAGAATAATCAAGATCGATTTTCGCAGTTTGTAAATTTGCTTCTGAAGCTAGAACGTTAGCTTTTGCCGACTCATAAGTCGCTAAAGCCGCGTCGTACTCTTTTTGAGAGATTGCACTTTTTTCTTGTAGCTTCTTTGCCCTATCAAAATCAGCTTCTGCGTTTTTTAAATTTGCTTGTGATACTTTCAAATTCGCAAATGCGCTATCATACGCGGCTCTGTATTTTGCTTCGTCTATCTGGTATAATTTATCCCCTTCTTTTACGCTTGCTCCAGCTTTAAAAAATTGTTTTTCTATAGTTCCTGCTACTTTTGCTTTTAAAACGACATCCATATCACTAACTGTTTGACCGTTGAATGATAAAACAATGGGTATATCGCCCATTTTTGCTTGCATAACGGTTACTGGCATAGGTGGCATCTGTTGCGCGGCGGCTGATTTTTTATCATCCGAGCCTAAACATCCAGCTAGTATCAAAGATGAGGCTAGGATAACAAAATTAAAAAATTTATTCATTTATTTACCTTTCAAATTTTCATTTTTAAATTTAGTAATTATGATTACAAAATAGTTTTGAATTATACATAAAATTTATTAAACATTTGTTAAATTATTAAAATAAGTTACTCTTATGGACTTCAAATTTTTATTTGAGAGCAGCACTTAAAAAGAACTCTACGCACTCTTTTACCCACTCTTTTCTCTCTTGTTTGTTTATATTTAAGTGTCTTTTAAGTATCGCGCTTCTTACTGTAAATGGTTCTTCAAGCAAGTAGCAAAATCTAAACGCCAGCAATTCTGAATCATAGCTTTTCAATTTCACTTTTACAGATGGTTTATCAAAAAAATCTATGAGTATCTGATTGACTTTTTTGACACCACTTTCATAAAATATATCTACTATTTGTGATTTTTCTTTAAATGATTCGTTTAAAATCAGCTTTTTAAGTAGCACAGAGTCTTTTGTCCAGACTATGTTCAAAAATTCTTCGCCAAATTTTAATAAAAATTTCTCCAAATCATCAGAAGAATCCAGACAAATTTGATTCTCCACTTCTGCTAAAAACTGCTTTACTCCACGATCGATTATAGCTTTAAAAAGTCCTTCTTTGCTACCAAAATATGTATAAATAGTAGAAAGCGATCCACCACTTTTTGAGATAATATCATTCAAGCTAGTGTTTTCAAAGCCGTTTTTTAAAAATAGTTCCAGCGAGACAGATAAGATTAGCTCATATCTGTCTTTTGCTTTTTATTTGTGAAAGTATTTCGTTATTCATTTTCTCGCTTTTGCATTGCTCTATTTATTTCGGTCATTTTTGGAAATACGAAAATTGTATCTCTTGAAACTTTAACCGTATTTATATCATCAACAGCGTAAGCATTTATAATGATATCAATAGGAGTATCTTTGTTCATCTCATTAACAAGAGTATCTTTTGTGCTAAGTACTACTATTATTTTTCTTTTGCCTCCGGCTTTTAGCTTTATAGGTTCAAGAGGTCTATTTATACTGATTCTAGTGTCATTTATATCAAAATAGTACTCGTGCGCTTTGTTTTGCGTATTTTGTATCAAAAACGTATATGCGTTTTGAACTTCAAATTTAGAATCCTCAGCTTTTATTTTATATAATTCTGTCGTTCGGTTGATATTTAAAAGCATATGCTCTTTTTTAGTACTCATAAACGCCAAAGCTACGATAGCGATAGATAAAACTACCATATAAGCTATAGTTCTAAATCTAAAATAATTCACCTTTTTTCCAGTTTGCAAAGATTTTACGCTTGTCCAGTTTATAAGGCTTTTTTCTTCAAATCCAGCCATAACTTTTGTACATGCGTCGCTACATTCAAGACAGTTTATACACTCAAGCTGCATACCTTGTCTTATATCTATGTGAGTTGGGCAGATATGTACGCAAGCATCACAGCCTATACATTTTGCATCTTCTTCGAGAGGTTTTTTACCTATTTTTGTATGACCTTCATATATTTTTCCGCCACGTTTTTCATCATATATTACTTGAACTGTATCATTGTCAAACATTACGCTTTGAACTCTTGCGTAAGGACATACGTAAATACAGAAATTCTCAGCTAAAATAATTACGTCATAGACGATAAACAGAGTAATTCCTATTAAAAATCCTATTAAAAATTTGTGTTGAGTAGGGTTTGCTAAGTAACTAAAAAAATCCTCCGGTGGCACAAAATACCATAAAAAATTACTCGCCGCAATCAGTGATAAACAAGTCCAAATGAGCACAGCTATCATTTTTTTAAAATACTCACCATCAACTTTTTTTTGTTTATCTCTAATATTTTTTCTTATTTTTAAAATTTTAGTTTGAATGAGATCTCTATATATCACTCTAAAACAGGTTTGAGGACATGCCCAGCCGCACCATATTCTTCCGCCAAGAGTAGTTAGAAAAAATATAGTCAAAAATAAAATTATTAGCACAAACGGCATTAAATACAGCTCTTGCATATCAAAGGATGTGAAGAGTAAGTGGAGTTGCTTTTTATCAAAACTAAGCAAGAAAAAGTGATTATCATTAATTCTGATAAAAGGCAAAACTAATGCTATAATGGTAACTACTGCGTAAGCTATGTAGCGTTTTGTAGCGTATGGAGTCCAGTTCGCTAAATATTGTTTGATATTTACAGACATTCATAAATCCTTTATAAATTTAACTTGGAACAATTATATAACTTATGATTTTAAAAGCAGGTTAAACGTATTTATATATTTTTTATTTATCAATTAAATTTAAGTCAAATTTAGATAGAATATCAGCTTATTTTAATCTGAAAGGTGGTGAGGACTGTGCCAGGAGTAAAGGTACATCCTAATGAGTCTTTTGACGAAGCTTATAGACGTTTCAAAAAACAAACTGATCGTAACCTAGTTGTTACTGAAGTTCGTGCTAGAAGATTTTTTGAGCCTATGACTGAAATTCGTAAAAAACAAAAAATTTCAGCTCGCAAGAAAATGCTTAAAAGACTTTATATGCTTAGACGTTATGAGTCTAGACTCTAAAACCATAGCCGGAAGCTTTTCCGGCTTTTTTAATCCAAATTCTTATCTATTTCTTTGATTTTTTCTATAGCTTTATTAGCTGATATCTTTGCATTTTTACTCAAACCCTCTTCAAAGCCAAGAACATTTTCAAGTAGCACCGAGATACCTAAAAATAGCGTCTTTGGCGTGATAGTTCTAAGATAGCTTAGTAAAACTGGAGTTGGTAGATTGTGCGTGGAGTAGATGTAATCTCTCTCGTCACTAAGGTCAAAAAACTCTATTTTATCATCTTTAAAGCCACTCATCGCATCGACTACCACAATGATATCAGGATAAAACTCACGCAGAGCGCCAAACTCGTTCTCAGGCACGTCTTGTCCGTAAAATACTCTCCAGCTAGGTATCTGCTCTTCTACTAGCTCGCCCACATATAAACCAACAGCGTCATCGCCTCTCATTTTGTTGCCTATGCAAAGCAGGGCTTTTTTAAACTCTTTTTTTGTTTTAGGCATTTTTAGCTCTTTTTTAGGACGATATAGCCTTCGTCTAAGCCAGAAAGTATATCTCTAAACTTTGAGCTTGGAAGCTTATCTTTTAGCACTTTTGCGTGAGCAGGCAAGATCTCTACTTCAAAATATTTGTTTATATTTCCGAGTTTAAATTTGACATATTCATCATCGCTATCAAGCATTTTATTCCACTGTTCATCATCAAATTCGGCTATCTTTTCGTTAAAATCTATCGTTCCTACGCCGTGTCCTATGCAAGTACTAAACGTAACTATCTGTTTGTAAATTTGTGGAAGCTCGTCGTTTTCATCAACGTGACGTTTTGTGAGTTTCCAGACTTGTATCACTTTTTATCCCAAATTTGATCTAAATTTATATAAAATTCATTTGAAGCATTTGCATATTTTAGATAAATTTCATTAAAAAGTACGGCTAGACACTCAGCGTATCTCGGATCTTCTTGCTCTTTTATAGCTAAACTTAGCACTTCTTTTGCAAGAACTGGATCTTTTGGATCTACACAAGTTTTTAGGGCGATTATAAATTTATCATATAAAATCCTGCCATATATATAGCTCATCAAAAACTTAGCTTTTACAAGTAGATCGCGCTCAAAAGAAGCATTATCAAGTAGCGATTTTTGAGTTAAATTTGGTAACAAATCGTCATCTTTGAAGCTCTGTTTTTCTAACTTTTGCTCTATCAGACCGACTGCTGTTGCTAAAGCATAGATAATGCTTGCTGGATGAGGTGGGCAACCAGGCACAAATACATCAACTGGTAAAACCTTATCAGCTCCACCCCAAACTGCGTAACTGTCGTGAAATATCCCGCCGCTCACTCCGCACGCGCCAAAGCCAACTACTATCTTTGGATCTGGAGCAGCTTCATAGGCTCTAAGAAGCGGATAGTACATCTGTCTAGTGATAGGTCCTGAGACTATGAGAATGTCTGCATGGCGTGGGTTTGCTACTAGTTTAAATCCAAAGCGTTCTGGATCCCAAAGCGGACTAATGGCGGCAAATATCTCTATCTCGCAACCGTTGCAGCTTCCGCAGTCTATACGAAATACGCTGAAACTGCGTTTTATATTTTTAAGTAAATTTAGCTTTGAGTTTAGATCATTTGATCTTTGTATATCATCAGGTACAACGTACATTATTTTACCGCCTTATACTCTTTGTTTGTCATCATCTCTACTACCCTATTTTTCTTGCAACTAGGGCAGATATGCAGGTATTTTTTAGCTTCTTCTAGTCTTTGTTCGCTTAAAGTGCTAAGCCTTTGCTCGCAAAACTGAATGAATTTTTTACTCAAAAACGCTTTACCACAAACACTGCACAGCTCACTTTCTAGCTCTCCTTCTTGGACTAGAGCGGATTTATCAAATTTAACCGTAAGTTCGTAATCATTGCTTAGCCTTATAGCCGCAGTAGGACATACCTCATCGCAACGACCGCAAAATATACATCTACCGCAGTCGTATCGCCATTTTATGGATTTTTTCTCACCCTCCCATTTTACGCTTATCGCATTGCTTGGACACGCTACCCCACAAGCCGCGCAACCTATGCAGTTTGCGTAATGATACGTCGGTTTGCCTCTAAAATGCTCTTCTACTATATAAGGCTCATATGGATATTTGCTTGTGACGATACCTGTTTTTTTGACTATATCGTAAATTTTCATCTTATATCCTTTGCTGGACTATCTTTTAGGCTTTGGCAGTATTTTTTAAGCTCTTTTTCGCCTATCACTTTTGACTTTCCGCTTTTTACATTTACTAAAGTCACGCGCTCGGTGCAAGAGTAGCAAGGATCTAAACTACATACGATAAGCGCGGCGTCTGCTATGGTATTTCCTTGGAGCTGATATCTTAGGCTTGACCAGTTGTTATACGTAGAAGCTCTACATCTCCAGCGATACACCTTTTGAGAATCACCTTGCATAATCCAGTGTATATTTTCTCCGCGTGGAGCTTCGTCATATCCTAAACAGAAAGCTCCAGGTTTTAATCTATAATTAGTATCTATAAAAATAGCACCTCCAGGCATTATATCAAGGCACTGTTTTACTAGCCGCAAGGCTTGTTTGCAGTCGTTATAGCGAACTAATTCTCTGCTTAGTACATCGCCGCCAAACTGAACATTAGGAGTAAACTCAAGCTCTTTGTAAAATCCATAAGTATGATCATACCTTGTATCTCTTTTAAATCCGCTTCCGCGTAGGTTTGGACCGACTGGGCTAAAGTCACGCGCCACTTGTTTATCAAGTACGCCTATACCTTTCCAGCGTCCTATTTGGCGTTTGTCTTCCATAACAACTTGCCAAATTTCATCTAGTTGGGTGTCGATTTTTTCTATGATCTCATAAGAGCGTTTTATCTCATTTAGCGTGATATCTCGTCTGATACCGCCGATCACGATAGTA is from Campylobacter fetus subsp. testudinum 03-427 and encodes:
- the cmeC gene encoding multidrug efflux system CmeABC, outer membrane lipoprotein CmeC (Pfam matches to PF02321.14 OEP, and to PF02321.14 OEP) — protein: MHKTALILLIGVFVAGCSLKPDMIEIQQTYEYKFDAYSINAKWWEDFSDERLNSLVAEALKNNSDLLIALNNIEQAKINLNLANVELFPNINLNGEATKNRSSGETYTGQDNKKYNAFSLGAALSYEIDLWGRVRDNANASEASFKATKYDYDSARLSIASTVANTYFTLISLKEQENILNETLNTYEETLVYRQKELDAGAIDELTYYQAKAALHSAKTQLIDIQTQIAQTNSALSVLVGKNLNEILYKDIDAPMAIGATPEVPSGISSDVLLHRADVASAVEKLKASNFLVGVARAEWLPKLSLTGLFGFSSDEFDRFFINNANTWNVGGSIAMPLLDFGRTKNRVELANLEQNASFLSYDKTVKTAFGEIRTALDTRKNSVLKEKSMQDLVTSQTKVYDLSKTRYDNGYSTHLEFLDSQRNLLSARLDLAKSKLSVATSVVDVYKSLGGGFNYEDNSNLGSSKTALK
- the cmeB gene encoding multidrug efflux system CmeABC, inner membrane drug transporter CmeB (Pfam match to PF00873.15 ACR_tran); this translates as MFSKFFINRPVFACVLSIIIVIAGYIGLKSSPIEEYPQLTPPQIMVQANYSGADAQTIADTIAAPLENAINGVKDMIYMQSTSSSAGSMSLSVYFKIGTDPQTATVNVSNRVTPALSLLPEEVKRVGVTVRERSSSILNVLSFYDPSGKMSDTEISNYVNINVADAIKRVPGVGDAVVIGNKDYSMRVWIKPDLLKKYSLTTTDVINSIQEQNSQYATGKIGEQPSQTSNPYVYAIKPEGRLKNVSEFENIIIKANNKGNIIKLKDVATVELGSQNYTFAGRINGATMIPMLVFLQSGANALDTADAIVKRVDELKASFPGDLTYVVGYDTTEFVKVSIDEVIKTFIEAMILVVIVMYMFLGNVRATIIPMLAVPVSILGAFGGLYAMGFSINLITLFALILAIGIVVDDAIIVIENVERILHEEPDLTVKEATIKAMGEIVAPVISIVLVLSAVFIPVSFMEGFVGVIQRQFALTLVVSVCISGLVALTLTPALCAMILRKKENPPFWFVRKFNEFFDFSTKVFTAGVAKILKHVIVSLICVGIIIFMMAELFKVVPGGLVPAEDKGSVLAITNLPPASTLSRTTEDTEFIRSIISQNPNVKNVTGLAGYDMLAGTLRENAGIMFISMIPWSQRPGEANSTAAFAAEFNKQMYMADRNSMTYFMTPPPIMGLSITGGFELFAQNLEGKNYSQIEADMQKVVAKANAHPALNMVRTTLDTNFPQYDLTLDKEKIKMMGINISDVFNTLSSTIGQYYVNDFNMLGKTFKVNIRAMSEYRDSPEDLRSLYVRSQDGKMIPLDSVVSLKRSLGPDNVDRFNAFPAAKIMGEPKPGYTSGDAIKAIEQIIKEELPTGYDIGWSGSAYQEVASTGKGAQAFVFGLIFVFLILAAQYERWLMPLAVVTAVPFSVFGSLLFTWGRGLSNDVYFQIGLLLLIGLAAKNAILIVEFAMQEHLAGKTIKEAAINAARMRFRPIVMTSLAFTLGVLPMVVATGAGAASRHALGTGVIGGMIAASTIAIFFVPLFFYILESFNLWLDKKRAKITSGEEHA
- the cmeA gene encoding multidrug efflux system CmeABC, periplasmic fusion protein CmeA (Pfam match to PF16576.1 HlyD_D23), whose amino-acid sequence is MNKFFNFVILASSLILAGCLGSDDKKSAAAQQMPPMPVTVMQAKMGDIPIVLSFNGQTVSDMDVVLKAKVAGTIEKQFFKAGASVKEGDKLYQIDEAKYRAAYDSAFANLKVSQANLKNAEADFDRAKKLQEKSAISQKEYDAALATYESAKANVLASEANLQTAKIDLDYSTVTAPFSGVLGDTLKDVGSYVSSADADLVRLTKLNPIFVKFGISDIDRLNIAQKTRTKEWEQLNSLVTLSMKNGDYNGTLTFIDNVVDDGSGTVNAKAMFENNSTQIRPGIFASVNVYGFYQKNGFQIPQVAILQDLASPFVYTLKDGKVAKNPIKIVSQDSTSAVISSGINDGDLIIMDNFKKINIGQLVQAINDAKGSK
- the cmeR gene encoding multidrug efflux system CmeABC transcriptional regulator, TetR family (Pfam match to PF00440.19 TetR_N) — its product is MNDIISKSGGSLSTIYTYFGSKEGLFKAIIDRGVKQFLAEVENQICLDSSDDLEKFLLKFGEEFLNIVWTKDSVLLKKLILNESFKEKSQIVDIFYESGVKKVNQILIDFFDKPSVKVKLKSYDSELLAFRFCYLLEEPFTVRSAILKRHLNINKQERKEWVKECVEFFLSAALK
- the ccoG gene encoding cytochrome c oxidase accessory protein (Pfam matches to PF11614.4 FixG_C, and to PF12801.3 Fer4_5, and to PF13746.2 Fer4_18), which translates into the protein MSVNIKQYLANWTPYATKRYIAYAVVTIIALVLPFIRINDNHFFLLSFDKKQLHLLFTSFDMQELYLMPFVLIILFLTIFFLTTLGGRIWCGWACPQTCFRVIYRDLIQTKILKIRKNIRDKQKKVDGEYFKKMIAVLIWTCLSLIAASNFLWYFVPPEDFFSYLANPTQHKFLIGFLIGITLFIVYDVIILAENFCIYVCPYARVQSVMFDNDTVQVIYDEKRGGKIYEGHTKIGKKPLEEDAKCIGCDACVHICPTHIDIRQGMQLECINCLECSDACTKVMAGFEEKSLINWTSVKSLQTGKKVNYFRFRTIAYMVVLSIAIVALAFMSTKKEHMLLNINRTTELYKIKAEDSKFEVQNAYTFLIQNTQNKAHEYYFDINDTRISINRPLEPIKLKAGGKRKIIVVLSTKDTLVNEMNKDTPIDIIINAYAVDDINTVKVSRDTIFVFPKMTEINRAMQKRENE
- the rpsU gene encoding 30S ribosomal protein S21 (Pfam match to PF01165.16 Ribosomal_S21) yields the protein MPGVKVHPNESFDEAYRRFKKQTDRNLVVTEVRARRFFEPMTEIRKKQKISARKKMLKRLYMLRRYESRL
- the hycI gene encoding hydrogenase maturation protease, whose amino-acid sequence is MPKTKKEFKKALLCIGNKMRGDDAVGLYVGELVEEQIPSWRVFYGQDVPENEFGALREFYPDIIVVVDAMSGFKDDKIEFFDLSDERDYIYSTHNLPTPVLLSYLRTITPKTLFLGISVLLENVLGFEEGLSKNAKISANKAIEKIKEIDKNLD
- the hycH gene encoding formate hydrogenlyase family maturation protein (Pfam match to PF07450.7 HycH) — its product is MIQVWKLTKRHVDENDELPQIYKQIVTFSTCIGHGVGTIDFNEKIAEFDDEQWNKMLDSDDEYVKFKLGNINKYFEVEILPAHAKVLKDKLPSSKFRDILSGLDEGYIVLKKS
- the hyfI gene encoding hydrogenase-4, component I (Pfam match to PF01058.18 Oxidored_q6), giving the protein MYVVPDDIQRSNDLNSKLNLLKNIKRSFSVFRIDCGSCNGCEIEIFAAISPLWDPERFGFKLVANPRHADILIVSGPITRQMYYPLLRAYEAAPDPKIVVGFGACGVSGGIFHDSYAVWGGADKVLPVDVFVPGCPPHPASIIYALATAVGLIEQKLEKQSFKDDDLLPNLTQKSLLDNASFERDLLVKAKFLMSYIYGRILYDKFIIALKTCVDPKDPVLAKEVLSLAIKEQEDPRYAECLAVLFNEIYLKYANASNEFYINLDQIWDKK
- the hyfH gene encoding hydrogenase-4, component H (Pfam match to PF12838.3 Fer4_7), with product MKIYDIVKKTGIVTSKYPYEPYIVEEHFRGKPTYHYANCIGCAACGVACPSNAISVKWEGEKKSIKWRYDCGRCIFCGRCDEVCPTAAIRLSNDYELTVKFDKSALVQEGELESELCSVCGKAFLSKKFIQFCEQRLSTLSEQRLEEAKKYLHICPSCKKNRVVEMMTNKEYKAVK